TTGCAGATGAACTCGTCCATCTTTATGTTGCAGAAGGTTTAATGAAATTAGAAGTAAAAGCACAATTAGATGAAGATGAATTCGTTGATGTGATTGAGTTAACGTTAGATGAAGCATTAGCTTATATGTCGGAAAAACGAATATATGATGCGAAAACAGCCTATGCTGTTCAATATTTACAAATGAAGCAATTAGCTGATAATAGTAACAACTGATGGAAGGAATGTGATTCCTACACGATGCAACAATATTATGTTGATTTACATATTCATCTCGGAAGGACAAAATCAGGTAAGCCCGTAAAGATCACTGCATCAAAAACAATGACGTTACCAACGATATTACATGAAGCCTTAAATCGTAAAGGACTTAATATGGTTGGTATCATTGATTGCCACGTTCCAGAAGTGCAAAATGAGCTTGAGGACCTATTAAGTGAAGGAGAAATGACTGAACTTGTAGGTGGGGGGCTTTGCTATAAAAATCTTACAGTAATACTTGGGTGTGAAATTGAAGTGTTTGATGAACATTGTAAAGGACCAGTTCATGTTTTAGTGTATTTTCCAACATTAGCAAAGATAAAAGAATTTACACATTGGTTAGAAAGTAGATTGAAAAATATTACGCTAAGTACACAAAGAATATATGGAACGGCTGTTGAATTACAGCAAAAAGTAAAATCAATGTCGGGATTATTTATTCCAGCACATATTTTTACTCCCTATAAAAGCTTGTACGGAAAAGGTGTAGCTTCTTCTCTCGTGGAAGTTTTTGATCCCCAATTAATAGATGCTGTAGAACTAGGTTTAAGTGCAGATTCGTACATGGCTGATCAAATAAATGAGTTACATAACTATACGTATTTATCAAATTCAGACGCCCATTCTGTAGGGAAAATTGCTCGAGAGTACCAAGTGATTCAGATGAAAGCACCAACTTTTCTAGAATTGAGAAAAGCCCTACACAATGATAACAATCGTGCGGTTGTTGCTAATTACGGGCTTGACCCAAAGCTAGGAAAATATTATCACGCAGTATGTGAAAGATGCTTCGCAACTATGGGGCTTGGAGAGGGATGTTGTGTGAAATGCGGACATAAGAAGATAATTAAGGGTGTTTATTATCGTATAAAGGAACTAAAAAACACAAATTCAAAGCGAGAAAATAGACCTAGCTATATTCACCAAGTTCCACTTGAGTTTATACCTGGCATTGGCAAGAAGACATTGCGAAATTTACTTGATCATTTTCAAACTGAAATGGCGATTATACATCAAGTTCCAGAGAAATCATTGCTTCGTGTTGTCAATCGATCAATTGTTAATTCTATTATGAATGCAAGGAACGGTACTCTTTCTGTAGAAACAGGCGGTGGAGGAAAATACGGCAGAGTAAAATTTAAAGATTAGGTATTTATATTATTATTAAGGAGAGGTTGACGTTAGATGAAATGTCAGATATGTGAATCATAGTAGCTAGTGCCACGTATGTTTATATTATACTAGCTTTTCAAGGAGGCACATATCTATGAATCATATAAGCACAAAAACATCTAATACTTTACTCGTATTATCATTAATAATAATATTCTCGAGCTTTATCATCCCTATACTAATTGTTGGGATTATCCAACCGTTAATGATTAATTACGATCAAGGGTATTGGTATTACTCGCCAAATATAACAGCCTACTTATGGATATTTATAGCAGCAATCTTCTTAGGTCTCGGCCTTATCCTATATTACACTTTAGAGAGAAAACTTGGAGATACAATTAAAATAAAAATAATATCATCACTTATTGTACTTAGTTCAATTCCTTGTTACTTATTTGGTATGAATGATTACACATATATGACTCACGATACTATAAAATTTAATGCTCCACTGTCAATGAAAGAAACAGAATACAAGTGGGATGAAGTAACGAAAGCACAAGTAATTTACAATAATGATGGCGTAAGGGTATTACACTTAGAATATGAAAATGACGTAGAATTTGAGATAGATGCAAGAAAGTACTATAAAAATGGTATTCTTATTAGAAAGATACTTGATCGTAACGGGATCAAGGTAGAGTATCCAAGTTAGTATACATGCTAATAATTAATTTAAAAAACAATCCTTTTAGTGAGAAAGGGTTGTTTTTTTATTTGTAAATCATGTTATAAAATATAACATGATATGTAATTTAATTGCTTTATAAATGTATAATTTAAATTTATGTAATAAAATGTGACATAAAAATAGTGACAATGATCATAAAATATGGCATAATTACAATTATTAAAAAAACACTGAAAATTAAATGTTGTGAATGTCATGAAATATAACATGGATTTACAGTGTCCAAATAGATATTAAATCAAGGAGTGATAAAATGAACGAAAATATTTACGAAGGAAACAAAAAGATTTTATTTATGACTACCTTTGCTTTTTTCTTATCATTTGTTGTTTGGTTTAATATGGCCCCTTTTAATACGACCTTAATGAAGGTGCTACAGTTAACAAAAGAACAGATTACGGTTTTAATGACAATTAATGTAGCATTAACTATTCCAGCAAGAATCATTATTGGCATGTTAGTCGATCGTTTCGGACCGAGGAAAGTATACTCTTCACTACTAATTGTTATGAGTATACCGTGTTTTGTGTTTGCCTTTGGTACTTCTTTTTGGCAGTTATTTATAGCTCGTGCCTTTTTAGGAATTATCGGAGCTGGCTTTGTTATAGGAATAAGAATGGTTTCTGAATGGTTCCCCCAAAAACAACTTGGTTTAGTAGAAGGGATATACGGAGGATGGGGAAATTTTGGTTCAGCAGCTGCAGCATTTAGTTTACCGATCATTGCTCTATGGGTTGGTGGAGATGACGGCTGGAGATATGCGATTGGGTTAACTGGGTTACTTAGTTTAATATACGGATTTATCTATTATCGATCGGTGCAAGATACACCTGCAAAAAAGGTATACCAGATTCCAAAGAGGTCTGGTGCGATGGAAGTAACTAGCTATAAGAGTATGATTGGACTCATAGTGATGACTCTACCGTTGTATGGAGTACTTGGTTTGTTAACATGGAAACTCAAAAATGTGAATTTTATAGGTGCAAATATTGCCTTAGCAATATATATCGTTTTAGCTGTTTTATATTTATTTAACGTCTATAAAATATGGAGTGTAAACAAACACCATTTAAAAACTGGGGTACCTAAAGAAGAACAGTATTCTTTTAAACAAGTAGCCATATTAGATTTTGCCTATTTAATAACATTTGGTTCTGAATTAGCTGTCGTTTCGATGCTCCCGATGTTTTTTGAAGAAACATTTAATTTAACTGTTGCACAAGCTGGAATGATTGGTGGGAGCTTTGCTTTCATGAATTTAGTTGCACGTCCAGGTGGAGGGTGGCTTAGCGATAAATTTGGCAGAAAAAAAACATTAATGGTCTTGCTTCTATGTCTTGGAGCAGCTTATATTGCTATGTCACAAATCTCTTCAAGTTGGTCACTTGTAGCCGCTGTTCTCTTAACGATGGTATGCTCATTCTTCGTTCAAGCTGGAGAAGGATCTGTATTCTCAATGGTACCATTAGTAAAAAAGCGAATTACAGGTCAAGTAGCTGGGATGGTAGGTGCATATGGAAATGTAGGTTCGGTTATCTTCTTGACAGTTTTAAGCTTTCTCAACCCATCATTATTTTTTATGATTATCGGCATAGGTGCCTTCGCTTGTTTTATCGCAGCTTTCTTTCTTGTTGAACCTAAATTGGAAAATGAAGCTATTGTTGCAGCGATGGAACCGAAACAAGAGGAGCTCGTTGGATAAGTTAATTTTATCTCTTGCTTTACAAGTAGCTTAGCTCCAGGTGCCAACGAATCGAGGTCGCATAGACATTATACATGATGAAAAAACTTCCTGTGTAATGCTTCCAGCGCTTGTCGGAAATGAGCAAGATGGATACGTAAATAGCAACAATGTTGACAAAAAGAGCCTTTCTTAAAAATTAAAAACATCGGAGGGATACTTGTGCTGAATAAAAAGAAATTAGTTCTTATAGGTAATGGTATGGCGGGTGTTCGTTGTATTGAAGAGGTTATTAAGCTGAACCCTAATCAATTTGAAATTACGGTTATCGGTGAAGAACCACACCCTAATTATAATAGAATTTTACTTTCAACTGTGCTAGCAGGAGATACATCACTTGAAGATATAACGATTAATGACTGGCAGTGGTATAAAGAAAATAATATTGAATTGTTTACCGGTCATAAAGTACAAGAAATTAACACGGCTACAAAATCGGTTATAACTGATAAGTTAATAGAAATTAATTATGATGAATTAATCATTGCTACAGGATCTGTACCATTTATTCTCCCTCTTCCAGGCGCTGATAAAGAAGGAGTAACTGCATTTCGTGATATTAAAGATTGTGAAAGAATGATTGATGCTTCAAAAAATTATAAAAAAGCAGCCGTAATAGGTGGAGGCTTATTAGGCTTAGAGGCTGCAAGAGGTTTGTTGAATTTAGGTATGGAAGTTGATGTCATTCATATAGAAAAGTATTTGATGGAAAGGCAGCTTGATCCAAAAGCATCCAAACTACTTGAAGAAGAGCTTACGAAGCAAGGGATGAATTTTTTATTAGAGAAGCAAACGAAAGAGATCATTGGTGGAGATCGTGTAGAAGGGCTGCGCTTTGCTGACGGGACAGAAATTACTGCTGATTTAGTTGTGATGGCGGTGGGGATACGTCCAAATGTTGAACTAGCAAAAATAAGCGGTATAGAAACAAATAGAGGCATTGTCGTAAATGATTACATGCAAACGTCAATACCACATGTTTATGCTGTTGGAGAATGTGCTGAACATCGAGAAGTTGTATACGGATTAGTTGCTCCACTATACGAACAAGGTCAAGTACTAGCTACAAAATTGCATGAGATTGATGATAAAAAATATGAAGGTTCTGTCGTCTCGACAAAACTAAAAGTATCCGGTGTAGATGTTTTTTCTGCCGGAGAGTTCCAAGAAGATGTAAATGACAAGAGTATGCAAATTTACGATGAATATAACAATATTTATAAAAAGGTCGTTATTCGTGATAGCAAAGTAGTCGGCGCGGTATTATATGGTGATATTATTGATGGAACTAAGCTGCTTCAGATGATGCAAAAACAAACATTGATAAGTGACATGGCTCCTTTATCATTTGTACAAGGACAAAGTAATGGAAGTGGAGAACAGTCAATCTTAGCATCTATGGAGATGGATGATCAAGTTTGTGGGTGTAATGGTATAACGAAAGGAATGATTGTTGAAGCAATAAAGTCAAATGATTTAAGTTCTGTTTCAGAAGTTAAATCATGTACGAAAGCTGGAACTTCGTGTGGAGGTTGTTCACCTCTTGTTAGTGAGCTAGTTAAGGAAACGTTAGGAGAAAGCTTTGAAGAAACTGAACAAATACAGTCAATTTGTGAATGTACATCGTTAACTAGAGATGAGATTGTTGAAAATATACGAATGATGGGCTTAACTCATATCCGTGAAGTAATGAACGTGTTAGGCTGGCAATCTGATGAAGGGTGTTCAAAGTGTCGACCAGCTATAAACTATTATTTAGGGATGGTGCATCCAACGGAGTATGTAGACGAATTAGAATCTAGATTTGTGAACGAAAGAATGCATGCAAACATTCAAAAAGATGGCACTTATTCTGTCGTTCCGCGAATGTATGGTGGGGTAACTAATGCACAAGAATTAAGGCGTATTGCAGACGTTGCAGAGAAATATGAAGTTCCGATGGTGAAGTTAACAGGTGGTCAACGAATTGACTTACTTGGGATTAAGAAAGAAGATTTGCCAAAGGTATGGGAAGAGTTGGATATGCCTTCTGGTTATGCATACGGGAAAGCGATACGTACTGTTAAAACTTGTGTAGGGTCAGAGTTTTGTAGATTTGGAACACAGAACTCAACGCAGATGGGTATAGATCTTGAGAAGAAATTTGAAAGATTAAATACACCTGCCAAGGTGAAGATGAGCGTCTCTGCTTGTCCGAGGAATTGTGCAGAAAGTGCGATAAAAGATATTGGGATTGTTGGAGTAAGTGATGGTTGGGAGTTATATATCGGTGGTAATGGAGGTACTAACTTACGTGCAGGTGACCTGTTATGTAAAGTGAAAACAGCCGATGAGGTTATACAATGGAGTGCAGCTATTCTCCAATACTATCGTGAAACAGGGGAGTATGGGGAAAGAACTTCTGCTTGGGTTGAGAGAATGGGTTTGGCAGCGATTGGTGATGTATTGGCTAGTGAGGAAGTACGTTCGTCATTAAATGAACGAATTGAGGTAGCTTTAGCTACACTAAAAGATCCATGGGAAGATGTCGTTAATGATAAAGATAAACAACATAAATTGTATAACAGTTATTCGTTAACAACAATTTAGGAGTGATATAAATGAATAAAATAGAGATTGCAAAATATAGTGAGTTGCCTCAGAGGGTAGGAAAATCAGTAAAGCTAAATAATACAGAAATTGCATTGTTTCGTTTATCTAATGGAGAAGTTTATGCTGTTGAAAATAAATGTCCCCATAACGGTGGCACATTAGCAGAAGGAATAGTGAGTGGTAATGTTGTCTACTGTCCTTTACATGAGTGGAAAATATGTTTGGAAGATGGTAAAGTACAGCAACCAGATACAGGTTGCGTAAAAGTTTATGATGTTGAAGTGAAGAATGACAAAATTTTACTTACTGTGTAGGGTGGAATAAATGAACGATTTACTGAAACATTTTCGTGAAAAACAAAAACAATTAAATAATGAAAAAATAATGAACACCCAATGTCCATATTGTAGTATGCAGTGTAGTATGCAATTGATTGAGGAACGTATCATTGAACGAATGAAATACAAGGTTGTTCCTAATAAAATGGATCCTACTTCACAGGGAAAGCTATGTATAAAAGGATTAAATGCACATCAACATGTGATTAATGATAAGCGAATAACGTCCCCAATGCTAAAGATAGATGGTGAATTTGTAAAAATCACATGGGACATGGCATTAGAAATTATTAAGGGGAAATTCAAGAGTATTCAAGAAGAAGATGGGTTCGATGCTTTATCTGTGTATGGCGGAGGGTCATTAACGAATGAAGAAGCATATATGTTAGGGAAATTTGCTAGAGTCGCCTTGAAAACTAGACATATAGACTATAACGGAAGGTTTTGCATGTCTTCGGCGGCAACTGCTGCTAACGATGCTTTTGGTATTGATCGTGGTATGACGAACCCATTGTCAGATATTCCATTAGCTAAATGCATCATTTTAGCGGGAACAAATATCGCTGAATGTCAACCTACGATCATGCCATATTTTCTAAAAGCCAAAAAGAATGGTGCGTTTATTATTGCTATTGACCCAAGGGAAACGGCTACAACCAAAATAGCAGATATACATTTGCAATTAAAGCCAGGGACTGATTGGAGTTTAGTCAATGGGATGTTAAAGGTGTTGGTTGAAGAAGGATATGCCAATAAGGATTTTATTGAAAATAGAACACATGGCTATAACGATCTACAACAATTTCTTTGTAATATACAATTAACAGATATAG
This portion of the Cytobacillus sp. IB215665 genome encodes:
- a CDS encoding endonuclease Q family protein, whose translation is MQQYYVDLHIHLGRTKSGKPVKITASKTMTLPTILHEALNRKGLNMVGIIDCHVPEVQNELEDLLSEGEMTELVGGGLCYKNLTVILGCEIEVFDEHCKGPVHVLVYFPTLAKIKEFTHWLESRLKNITLSTQRIYGTAVELQQKVKSMSGLFIPAHIFTPYKSLYGKGVASSLVEVFDPQLIDAVELGLSADSYMADQINELHNYTYLSNSDAHSVGKIAREYQVIQMKAPTFLELRKALHNDNNRAVVANYGLDPKLGKYYHAVCERCFATMGLGEGCCVKCGHKKIIKGVYYRIKELKNTNSKRENRPSYIHQVPLEFIPGIGKKTLRNLLDHFQTEMAIIHQVPEKSLLRVVNRSIVNSIMNARNGTLSVETGGGGKYGRVKFKD
- a CDS encoding NarK family nitrate/nitrite MFS transporter translates to MNENIYEGNKKILFMTTFAFFLSFVVWFNMAPFNTTLMKVLQLTKEQITVLMTINVALTIPARIIIGMLVDRFGPRKVYSSLLIVMSIPCFVFAFGTSFWQLFIARAFLGIIGAGFVIGIRMVSEWFPQKQLGLVEGIYGGWGNFGSAAAAFSLPIIALWVGGDDGWRYAIGLTGLLSLIYGFIYYRSVQDTPAKKVYQIPKRSGAMEVTSYKSMIGLIVMTLPLYGVLGLLTWKLKNVNFIGANIALAIYIVLAVLYLFNVYKIWSVNKHHLKTGVPKEEQYSFKQVAILDFAYLITFGSELAVVSMLPMFFEETFNLTVAQAGMIGGSFAFMNLVARPGGGWLSDKFGRKKTLMVLLLCLGAAYIAMSQISSSWSLVAAVLLTMVCSFFVQAGEGSVFSMVPLVKKRITGQVAGMVGAYGNVGSVIFLTVLSFLNPSLFFMIIGIGAFACFIAAFFLVEPKLENEAIVAAMEPKQEELVG
- the nirB gene encoding nitrite reductase large subunit NirB is translated as MNKKKLVLIGNGMAGVRCIEEVIKLNPNQFEITVIGEEPHPNYNRILLSTVLAGDTSLEDITINDWQWYKENNIELFTGHKVQEINTATKSVITDKLIEINYDELIIATGSVPFILPLPGADKEGVTAFRDIKDCERMIDASKNYKKAAVIGGGLLGLEAARGLLNLGMEVDVIHIEKYLMERQLDPKASKLLEEELTKQGMNFLLEKQTKEIIGGDRVEGLRFADGTEITADLVVMAVGIRPNVELAKISGIETNRGIVVNDYMQTSIPHVYAVGECAEHREVVYGLVAPLYEQGQVLATKLHEIDDKKYEGSVVSTKLKVSGVDVFSAGEFQEDVNDKSMQIYDEYNNIYKKVVIRDSKVVGAVLYGDIIDGTKLLQMMQKQTLISDMAPLSFVQGQSNGSGEQSILASMEMDDQVCGCNGITKGMIVEAIKSNDLSSVSEVKSCTKAGTSCGGCSPLVSELVKETLGESFEETEQIQSICECTSLTRDEIVENIRMMGLTHIREVMNVLGWQSDEGCSKCRPAINYYLGMVHPTEYVDELESRFVNERMHANIQKDGTYSVVPRMYGGVTNAQELRRIADVAEKYEVPMVKLTGGQRIDLLGIKKEDLPKVWEELDMPSGYAYGKAIRTVKTCVGSEFCRFGTQNSTQMGIDLEKKFERLNTPAKVKMSVSACPRNCAESAIKDIGIVGVSDGWELYIGGNGGTNLRAGDLLCKVKTADEVIQWSAAILQYYRETGEYGERTSAWVERMGLAAIGDVLASEEVRSSLNERIEVALATLKDPWEDVVNDKDKQHKLYNSYSLTTI
- the nirD gene encoding nitrite reductase small subunit NirD, giving the protein MNKIEIAKYSELPQRVGKSVKLNNTEIALFRLSNGEVYAVENKCPHNGGTLAEGIVSGNVVYCPLHEWKICLEDGKVQQPDTGCVKVYDVEVKNDKILLTV